The nucleotide window ggaggaggaggaggaggagcgagAGGGTGACCCTGCGAGCTCGCAGAGACCCAAACTGCCCCCCATAGCAGGCAACGCCTTAGAACTGAGCAAACAGAaggtgaagaagaaaaggaagaagaagaagacgaaagGGTCGGGCAAGGGGGACGGTAAGAGGCGCAGCTAGCGCGGCAGCCTCAGCTCCCGTGCCagagtttctttcttcctttctttttttaaaatgttttaatttacatgtgtttatttttgagagacagaatgagacagagcatgagcggaggaggggcagagagaggagacacagaatctgaagcaggttccaggctctgagctgacagcacagagcctgatgtggggctcgaatccaccaaCCTCCAACctcggagatcatgacctgagccgaagtcagacacttcaccgactgagccacccacccaggcgcccctcccatgcCAGGGTTTCTTCTCCAAGGtcacctctccccactcctcacaGAGATCCCTCATCTACTTGCAGGACCACTTCAGACCAGAAACAGAAACTCGCCAGTCCCAAACAGAGGTCCTCCCACTTAACGCAACACAGTgatgccccagccccacccataAAAACCATAGGTGTCCACAGAGACCCCAAATCCTGCGTGGAGAATTCTCTACAGCCTTGGAGACCCTCTACCCCACAGAGATCCCCcacatagcagcattattccccCAGAGGGTCCCAGCTCCACACAGCAACTCAGCTTTGCATGGACACCCTCTCAATTTCCTAATCCCTCAGCTGGAACTCAGAATCTTAAATATCCCCGCCTTGCCCACAGAAATTTCAAGCCCTCCTACAGAGATCCCCtcatcttcacacacacacacacacacacacacacacacacacacacacacacacactttccccaATCCTAAAATACTAAGACACTAGTGACCAACATGCTCAGAAACGCAGGCTTTTGCCTTCTGTCTCATGTGCTCAGGACACCTGCCTTAGATGTTAGACATCCTGTAAATGCATATAAAGTATCTTTACTGCACAGACTGtcttccgccccccccccccactttgccAGGGCCAGCCAtcagccacacacacaccatcacacTAGTCACTGCTACATACTCTTATACTCCCCAACACCCTCAACAACAACCCCCTTATATCATTATAGTCACCAAATAAAACTCAAGTACAGATACCCCATCAGGCACAGCCTTTCCCAGTCTACACGTACACATGGGTCCTCTGCTACACACTCACATTCataaaccccaccccaccccagacacTTCCTGCACGCATGTGACTCTACGCCCTCAGGTTCTCCAGCTTTATGGACacctcacatacatacacacagcaaCACATGCCACAATCCCACGGGCTACCTGTATCTCACAAATTTCCTCTCCCAGAACCGCCCATTCCCCCGATTTCTCAACAGAGGCACTGAGCACCCACTTTATGGAGAGTGCAACCGTGACATGGAATGCACCTGCCTTTGTCACTTGTGTGGTCCCTCTCTGGGGACCGTCCTTGATCCTGGCACAGCAGCACTGACCTGCAGCATGGTTAGTCCCTGGTTCAAGTTCCTGGGCCCTGGCCCATTGGCCTGCAGAGCTGGTACCCCCTGGCAAGCTGGGGGCAGAAGGAGCGGCAGCCTTCCCCATGTCATCCTTGTATTTGGGGGAGGGAACCACGGGAAGATTATAATGGCTCCTGCGGGTGGAATCTTcacagaaaggcaagaaagaaattctggagtTTAGGTCCAAAAGCCCCATGTGTATCTCCAAAACCAAACTGGGaaacttcttgtctttttggctTCACTTCTGACTCGAGACGTTGTAATGGCATGTAACTCATACTGTCAGCAGGGGACACCGAGTTGTTTTGGGGGAGTAGGAAGATACAGAAATGCccagacaggatttttttttcttattttctcttgttttgggaGGGATTTCTGTCTCCCCAAAAGTAGAAGGATGAGCTGATGAAAGAGCCATAACTTACAGTACTTTATATGAGTATTCTACAATTCCGAAATGCTATTAATATAAGAAATATCAGCACAAGCCACGAAGCAGAAGTATTTCCCGGCTTGGCATAATATCGCTTTCCACAATCAGATGTAGGGAGTGTCTCTGTTGTTCTCATTTCTCCCATCATGAAGAAGTCTGCACTAGGGGTAGAGACTCCTGGAAGCGGAAGGTACCTCGATGTGCATGTGGAACATGGTGGAAAGAATAGGGCACTGGGAGTCaggcctgtgttcaaatcctggtcCTGCCACTCACTATGTGAGGTTGCTTgagttagacttttttttcttatttatttatttatttatttatttagagaaagagcacgagtaggggaggggcagagagagagggagagagagaatcccgagcaggctccgtgccctcagcacagagcccgatacagggctcgaactcacaaaccatgagatcatgaccagagccaaatcaagggtcggacgcttaacggactgagccacccaggtgcccccgttaaGACTTctggagtctcagtttcctcagctggaaAATAGGGCTGATAGACTTTATCCAGAGGACCTGGCCtacagtatgtgctcaataaatggttccTCCTCCCCGCAAAATGACCTGACGGAAAGCATAGAGCCGGTGCGTGTGTACAGGTTGGTGGGCTTGGCTAGCTGAGCTCTAGGTCCCCAGGGGCCTCCACCCCCTCACATCTTTGGTGACTCGGGCATCGCAACCGAGCAGGCGGAGGGCAGGCAGCAGGCTGACAACCGCTAACACCTTTCATCTGCTCAGCAGATAAACATCAGAGTCGAGGCCTGAAGAATCAGCAGCTGTCCTCATCCTTCCACCACATCTTAAGTCCCCGCAAAGATCCCGGCCCGAGGCCAGAGCGCAAGCAGGACAAAGCTGAAAGCAAGCCCACGCCCCCTTACTCCTCCACTCGAAGTCTCCGCTCTGTCGCTGAAATAGAAGAGCACCTCGCCAAGCAGGTCAACGAAAGCCTGCGTTGGGATGGAATTCTCGCCGACccggaggcagagaaggaaaggattcGCGTATATAAACTGAACCGGAGGAAGCGGTACCGGCTCTTGGCCCTGAAGGGCCTCCACCCTGACCCGTGCGCCGAGGAGGACCCGGAGAGCCGACCCTACCTCCCGGAGACAGACGGTGGCCCCGACGGCAGGAAAGCCCACCACCCCGATCCCTTCTTCCGAGGCACCGTCACACATTCTGACCTGGCTCTGCCAGAGtgaccatcccccccccccacccccaccccgacaccGACTGGCTTGCGCGTTGTCCTCCCCACAGGTTTACCCgttagaaaagaataataaaaagaaatcggACCTCCGTCGGAAGGAAGCGGATGTCTGGTGTGTCCGGCGGGTCGGCCTCTCTCCTTCCACCAGGGCGTCCGAATCGCCCGGGGGAACCGCAGTCCCTTAACCTCCGCAGTGTAATGGACAGAGCTGCTTcaggattttttgtttctttctcagaCAAGTTGGCATCTCTTTCTTACTTAATTTCTCGTCGCAGATGTCTGTCATCTTCCCCTCAGAAAGAGAATGTGTAGATGATCTCAGTTCTAAATCTTAAGCTAATTTAACGGGTAAAACACAGCATGCTTCTCTGAGCCAGAGAAAAGTGCCTCAAATATcctggagcctttttttttttttttttaaattacacacacTCCCTGCCCTGATGTGGTTGTCAAAATAACTGAGTTCCAGAACTCCAACCCTGGGAGATAATTATGAGAAGGCTCAAAAGGAATATTGCTTCTCTTCTAAATATGGTCCTCCCAGAGAGCAAAttgctggttgccagaggggaaggggtgggggcatgggggaaatgggtaaaggggCCCAACTGCTCAGTGATGGATGGTAAGCACACTTGTGGCGGTGATCACCTTGTCGTGTGGGCAAATACTGAATTATAATGTACACCTGGAACGCCGTAATGTTATATACCAATTTTatctcacttaaaaaatatatatatatattgtcctCTAATCCCTTAAAACGGGATTTTAAGCAAAGTTCTGGAGGATTAAAAAGACCTTACTATGCTACTTGTCCTAAATATCCTTCCCTCGCACGAGTATTTATTGAGGGCCATGTGTTGGGTTAGTTTGGGTTTTCCAGAAGCAGATCCCGAGACAAAGACCCAAATGCAACTAGATTATTTGGGGGGTAAAGGAAAGGTCAGTAGAGAAGGCACAGGAGGGAAAGACCATCAGTCCAGGGACACTGTTAAACCAGTTTCCATACTGGGTAGCTGGAGCTTATCCAGCCCGAGCGTGAGGGAGCTGGGCTGTTATACTGCCCATAGGCATTGGCTGAGGTgtggtgctggggggggggggggtgttaattTCCTGTCATTTCCAGCCTGCCAAAGGTGTGGGCCTTGAGGCCTACTTCCGTTGGGGGCACGGGGATCACCCTCAGGCACAAAGATGCAGCCCTCGCGAGGGGTCCAAGGGATAGGGTAGTTTCTATGCAGCATAGTGTAGGGCCCAAGAGGGTCCTTGCGGAGGTCTAAGATCAGGTCCCTGCCTTCTGAGGAATTAAAGACCTGCAGTGTACTCAGGAAAAGTTGAAAGCCAATACAAAAAATCACAATGCCTTTTTGAAAGTTAAGCATAAGTGGTCATCTTGGTCCCTGTTAGCCCCAGCTGACCGAGCAGCCTTCTTCCTGCCTTAAACGGCTGCTTACAGAGTTTTCGCGTTTGGAAGAGGCCTGTCCTCCCCTGGAGAGCCCCCCTGGCAGGGGCCCTCGAGCAGACAGCAATGGCCCTCTCTGCGTGGCCATCCAGGTTGAAGGGCAACCATGGAATCACGTGAAGGGAACGTGGGCTTTGGCGCGGCCCCAaagggaggaggacaggggacGTGTGTTAATGCTCAGCCACAGGACCTTGCCCGACACCCCAGTGCTCAAGGTGAAGACAGCAGAGGGTGGAAAGCTGGGCTGCACCTCCCGTGGTCTTCGGGTCAGCCACAGTGTGCCTGAGGGAGTGCGGCGCATGGAAGGGTCTGTGGCCTCAGGATGTCTTGGTCGCTTTGCATTAGAGCTTTCTTTCCGTGGGTGGTGAGAGTGGGGATGGCCTGTGGTCACCTTTCTGCTATGAGACAGTCTGGCATAGTGGTGGAAATGATGAGTTCTGACGTCAGAGCtgaatttctctctttcccactatATGTGCGGGCTGTGTTACCTCGGGCACACGGAATGGCCTCTCCAAGCATGAGTCACCGTATCTGGAAAGAGGGACGCAGATACCTACCTCAGTGCCGTGAGAATCACATGCAATAATTACGTAGGGCATTTGGCATAGCGCCTCGCCCCCTGGGAAGCATGCAATCCATAGTAGGAGTTTTGGCGATGATGTTTTGGGCCGGGGTAACTCCGCAGCTGTTGGAGAGACCGGCCTGGTGCTGGTGTAGAGCTCACCTCATCAAAGGGCGAGCTTCACAAAGAAATGGGGATTCAGTGGCTGGCCAATTCAAAGAAGCCACAAAACAAATTCCTGGGGTGCAGCCAAGAGGGAATGTGGGAGGAGTGAAGCCAGGGTCTCAGAGTCTGGTGTTTGTGGGGCCTTGGGGCCGAACAAAAAAGTGCCTACTTGGAACTTGGAACCTTTTTATTACGAAGTGGTTTTCCATCTTGTGAATATACGCCACAGACATTTCAGTCACTGTGAAATGGACACATTGCAGTTACCTCATATGGCTCTAGTGAATAAAACTGTCATGAGTATGCTCCTTTTTGgacacgttttcatttctcttggataactATCTCCTGGTATTTCGTTGTGGTTTTATTTGGCATTTCCCTGACATCTAATGATGGTGAACACCTTTTCGTGTGCTCATTTCGCATCCATGTATCTGcctttgtgaagtgtctgttcaagtcccttgtccatttaaaaaatatgtatgtatttttaatgtttatttttgagagagagagagcgcgtgtgagcaggggaagggcagagagagaaagagggagaatcccaagcaggctctacactgccagtgcagagcccgacgtggggcttgaccccacaaaccgtgagatcatgacctgagctgaaatcaagagttggatgctcagccgactgaaccatccaagtGCCCCCATCGCCCATTTTTAACAGGGTTGTTCATCTTTCAATGTTGACTTGTAggagctctttgtatattctggatataagtcctttgtcagatgtaAATCTTTTTTGTCTggattaccttttattttcttaaaggagtctttgaagaacagaagtttatatagagagagagttTGATGTAtcttttcttcagattttctatttcattgtgtCAATTTGGTAAGATAAGTTTGTCAAAGGAATTTCCCCTTTTTAACTAAGCTGTCAAATTCATTGGCATAAATTTGTTCCTAATATTACCTTAGTATACTTTCGGTGCCTGTGAGATCTGTATGCAAATCATGGCATTGGTAATTTGTGCTATTTCTCGATCAATCTACGAGTGGGAACTGCCCCACACAGTTACTGATAATTGGGGTTACTGCAGGGtcccctttttgttcttttagccTGCTGACACCTGTGTGATCAATCCTCTGTATGAAATCCCCTCTGCTGGAAATATCTAGTATGATTTGGGCCTTGCTGACTCGACTCTGATTGTCATACGTGGTTTATACCAGCATTTCTTAAAGTGCATTTCAAAAAACATTAGTGCTATGTTTTTTAGTCCTTCATTAGTCCATGAAATGCTCCTGGGTCCTCTGGTCCAATGAGTTTAGAATATTCTGCAAACTAGATTTTCCCTATTGAAGATTCTACATCCACATTATCATATTAAAGGCTAGGGTAGTTTATTGCACAGCAAATATTTACTCCTCCCACATTCATGGGGGAAGTATGGTTCCCTGACCCACTGATGTTAGGTTTGACCATgcaacttgctttggccaatagaacATGCATGGAAGTGACTGGGTGGCAGTTCCTAGTGCAAACTTTAAGAGGTTTTGTATGTTTCTACTTGCTCCTCTGGGATCTTTTGACCTCTTGCATGAGAAGAATGTGCCCCAGGTAATCCCTCTAGCCTGCTTCAGAGACAAGTGGAATGAACCTGAACTCAACACCTGACCTTGGGCAGAACTGCCCTATCAGGCCTATAAACTTTTACACAAGAAATTAATGCTGCTGTGTGCCACTGCGATTTTGTGGCTGGTAAGCAGCAAAAGCTGACTAATGCAGGTGTTCTAAACACTagcggttttgttttgttttgatatttatttagagacagagagagacagagtgctagtggggcaggggcggagagagagggagacacagaatccgaaacaggctccaggctctgagctctcagcacagagccggatgaagggctcaaacccatgaactgtgaaaccatgacctgagccgaagtcaggtacttaaccaactgagccacacaggggccccacTAATGTGGGTGTTCTAAAGAGCCCTGCAATGAACATATTTGGtattttcagcttttcattttcccaaacttatttttttttaatgtttaattcatttattttgagagagagagaacagcagaggggcagagagagacagagagaaagaatcctaagtaggctccatgctgtcggcattgacaagagcccagtgtgggactcgatctcgtgaactatgagatgatgacctgagctgaagccaagagttggatgcttaactgactgagccacccagcacgccttcccaaacttatttgatcAAAGAACCTCCTTTTGGTCCATAGAAAGAACTCTGGGAAGTAGTGTTATGCACAAAACACTTTGTAGTGATTATactctcacggttcacgggtatgagccctgcgtcgggctctgtgatgacagctcagagcctggagcctgcttcagattctgtgtctccctctctctctgtccctcccctgctcgcactctgtctctctctctctctctctctctctttctctcaaaaataaataaaacattaaaaaatttttgaaaagaggcGGGTTTTTTTGCAATATGATTTGTTACTTAATCAATAAGGTCATTCATTTTTCGCATTTCTGGGAAGTATACCAAAAAGGCTTCCTAAGATTTATCATattattaggggtgcctgggtgactcagtcggttaagcatctgactcttggttttggctcaggtcatgatgtcacagtttcgtgactttgagccccacattgggctctgtgctctctctctctctctgcccctcccctgctcacgctgtctctgtctgtctcaaaaataataaacttaggggtgcctgtgtggcgcagtcggttaaagcgtccgacttcagccaggtcacgatctcgcggtccgtgagttcgagccccgcgtcaggctctgggctgatggctcagagc belongs to Acinonyx jubatus isolate Ajub_Pintada_27869175 chromosome E1, VMU_Ajub_asm_v1.0, whole genome shotgun sequence and includes:
- the LIAT1 gene encoding protein LIAT1; amino-acid sequence: MDCRGGAGASGYGEEGEDEEEEEEEEEEREGDPASSQRPKLPPIAGNALELSKQKVKKKRKKKKTKGSGKGDADKHQSRGLKNQQLSSSFHHILSPRKDPGPRPERKQDKAESKPTPPYSSTRSLRSVAEIEEHLAKQVNESLRWDGILADPEAEKERIRVYKLNRRKRYRLLALKGLHPDPCAEEDPESRPYLPETDGGPDGRKAHHPDPFFRGTVTHSDLALPE